Proteins encoded in a region of the Triplophysa rosa linkage group LG14, Trosa_1v2, whole genome shotgun sequence genome:
- the gdpd1 gene encoding lysophospholipase D GDPD1 isoform X1, translating into MSAAVYVLSTVTGYVLTSALLLKCPTLLRRRKRETFRSRHISHRGGAGENLENTMAAFRHAVNLGTDMLELDCHLTRDEQVVVLHDSNLKRSTGINAYISDVTYADLPPYLCKLGVTFKRECFCEGGDDERIPLLKDVFESFPSTPVNIDIKVNNDTLIKKVSELVIQYDREHLTVWGNSRNEIVKKCYKENPRIPLLFSLPRVLLLLGLFYTGLLPFVPLKEQFLEIPMPSIVSKLRDPERQTRSQRFITWLADMLLMRKALFDHLKGRGIQVYVWVLNDEEDFKRAFDLGATGIMTDYPTKLKEFLEKNNYTATLK; encoded by the exons ATGAGCGCCGCGGTTTATGTTTTATCCACTGTTACCGGATATGTGCTCACCTCCGCGTTACTGCTGAAGTGTCCGACTCTGCTTCGtcggagaaagagagagactttCCGCAGCAGACACATCTCACACCGCGGCG GTGCTGGTGAGAACTTGGAGAACACAATGGCAGCTTTCAGGCA TGCTGTCAATCTTGGCACTGACATGTTGGAATTAGACTGTCATTTGACCAGAGATGAGCAGGTGGTTGTACTGCACGATTCAAACCTGAAGAGGTCGACCGGCATCAACGCGTACATCTCTGATGTGACTTATGCT GATCTTCCACCTTACCTTTGTAAGCTCGGGGTGACTTTCAAGCGAG AGTGCTTCTGTGAAGGAGGAGATGATGAACGCATCCCTTTACTAAAAGACGTGTTTGAATCGTTCCCAAGTACCCCTGTAAACATCGATATCAAGGTCAACAATGACACACTCATCaagaag GTGTCTGAGCTAGTCATCCAGTATGACAGGGAGCATCTGACTGTTTGGGGAAACTCGAGGAACGAAATTGTTAAGAAATGTTACAAAGAG AATCCACGAATCCCACTCTTGTTCAGCTTGCCAAGAGTTCTGCTGTTATTGGGTCTTTTCTACACGGGACTTTTGCCCTTCGTCCCACTCAAAGAGCAGTTCCTGGAGATTCCTATGCCTTCCATTGTCTCAAA ACTCAGAGACCCCGAGCGTCAGACCAGAAGTCAGCGTTTCATAACATGGCTGGCAGACAT GCTTCTCATGAGAAAAGCTCTATTCGATCATCTGAAAGGCAGAGGAATACAG GTGTATGTTTGGGTGTTAAACGATGAGGAGGACTTTAAACGTGCCTTTGACCTTGGGGCTACAGGGATTATGACAGACTATCCCACCAAGCTGAAGGAGTTCCTGGAGAAAAACAACTACACTGCCACTCTGAAATAA
- the gdpd1 gene encoding lysophospholipase D GDPD1 isoform X2: MFGAGENLENTMAAFRHAVNLGTDMLELDCHLTRDEQVVVLHDSNLKRSTGINAYISDVTYADLPPYLCKLGVTFKRECFCEGGDDERIPLLKDVFESFPSTPVNIDIKVNNDTLIKKVSELVIQYDREHLTVWGNSRNEIVKKCYKENPRIPLLFSLPRVLLLLGLFYTGLLPFVPLKEQFLEIPMPSIVSKLRDPERQTRSQRFITWLADMLLMRKALFDHLKGRGIQVYVWVLNDEEDFKRAFDLGATGIMTDYPTKLKEFLEKNNYTATLK, translated from the exons ATGTTTG GTGCTGGTGAGAACTTGGAGAACACAATGGCAGCTTTCAGGCA TGCTGTCAATCTTGGCACTGACATGTTGGAATTAGACTGTCATTTGACCAGAGATGAGCAGGTGGTTGTACTGCACGATTCAAACCTGAAGAGGTCGACCGGCATCAACGCGTACATCTCTGATGTGACTTATGCT GATCTTCCACCTTACCTTTGTAAGCTCGGGGTGACTTTCAAGCGAG AGTGCTTCTGTGAAGGAGGAGATGATGAACGCATCCCTTTACTAAAAGACGTGTTTGAATCGTTCCCAAGTACCCCTGTAAACATCGATATCAAGGTCAACAATGACACACTCATCaagaag GTGTCTGAGCTAGTCATCCAGTATGACAGGGAGCATCTGACTGTTTGGGGAAACTCGAGGAACGAAATTGTTAAGAAATGTTACAAAGAG AATCCACGAATCCCACTCTTGTTCAGCTTGCCAAGAGTTCTGCTGTTATTGGGTCTTTTCTACACGGGACTTTTGCCCTTCGTCCCACTCAAAGAGCAGTTCCTGGAGATTCCTATGCCTTCCATTGTCTCAAA ACTCAGAGACCCCGAGCGTCAGACCAGAAGTCAGCGTTTCATAACATGGCTGGCAGACAT GCTTCTCATGAGAAAAGCTCTATTCGATCATCTGAAAGGCAGAGGAATACAG GTGTATGTTTGGGTGTTAAACGATGAGGAGGACTTTAAACGTGCCTTTGACCTTGGGGCTACAGGGATTATGACAGACTATCCCACCAAGCTGAAGGAGTTCCTGGAGAAAAACAACTACACTGCCACTCTGAAATAA